From Argopecten irradians isolate NY chromosome 2, Ai_NY, whole genome shotgun sequence, the proteins below share one genomic window:
- the LOC138314975 gene encoding uncharacterized protein isoform X2, with protein MNSTSTEYVKRTKRATNPGGNIKGQKPTCKTYHTGKRIAKPISDNKAKSKSYCKRRDTLFQKAKDIFEVTGTHISLKTRSQSGENLHFETDYFKNEDGSRCDSTDTATDTCATRNTPNTVTVGTQTGIQSVTDSEHPKNHCQICGIDDDKSGKWCWLGCEAPDCCKMCVHTSSSLSKFLQTLNHLCSVGAPGGIHILHLRFLASNTKSPASPLLGFPDTEKDSVHSRNSLTSNGA; from the exons ATG AATTCGACTTCGACAGAATATGTGAAGAGAACAAAAAGAGCAACCAATCCCGGGGGGAATATTAAAGGTCAAAAACCAACGTGCAAGACATATCATACTGGAAAACGCATAGCAAAGCCAATTTCAGATAACAAGGCAAAATCAAAGTCATATTGTAAAAGGCGGGACACTTTGTTTCAAAAG gcGAAAGACATCTTTGAAGTAACTGGCACACATATTTCACTCAAAACAAGAAGTCAGTCCGGAGAAAATCTTCATTTCGAGACCGACTACTTTAAG AATGAAGACGGATCTAGATGCGACAGCACAGATACGGCTACCGACACATGTGCTACTAGAAACACACCAAACACGGTGACCGTCGGTACACAGACTGGTATTCAAAGTGTGACAGATTCTGAACACCCTAAAAACCATTGCCAGATCTGTGGTATCGACGATGACAAATCAGGAAAATGGTGCTGGCTTGGATGTGAAGCACCTGATT GTTGCAAAATGTGTGTACATACCTCTTCCAGTCTGTCGAAATTTCTACAGACCCTTAACCACCTCTGCTCTGTAGGAGCTCCAGGAGGCATCCACATCTTACATCTGCGGTTCCTGGCCTCTAACACAAAGTCACCAGCCTCACCTTTGCTTGGATTTCCCGACACAGAAAAGGATTCGGTACATTCGAGAAACTCCCTGACCTCTAACGGCGCTTGA
- the LOC138314975 gene encoding uncharacterized protein isoform X1 — MHLKQNSTSTEYVKRTKRATNPGGNIKGQKPTCKTYHTGKRIAKPISDNKAKSKSYCKRRDTLFQKAKDIFEVTGTHISLKTRSQSGENLHFETDYFKNEDGSRCDSTDTATDTCATRNTPNTVTVGTQTGIQSVTDSEHPKNHCQICGIDDDKSGKWCWLGCEAPDCCKMCVHTSSSLSKFLQTLNHLCSVGAPGGIHILHLRFLASNTKSPASPLLGFPDTEKDSVHSRNSLTSNGA; from the exons ATGCATTTAAAACAGAATTCGACTTCGACAGAATATGTGAAGAGAACAAAAAGAGCAACCAATCCCGGGGGGAATATTAAAGGTCAAAAACCAACGTGCAAGACATATCATACTGGAAAACGCATAGCAAAGCCAATTTCAGATAACAAGGCAAAATCAAAGTCATATTGTAAAAGGCGGGACACTTTGTTTCAAAAG gcGAAAGACATCTTTGAAGTAACTGGCACACATATTTCACTCAAAACAAGAAGTCAGTCCGGAGAAAATCTTCATTTCGAGACCGACTACTTTAAG AATGAAGACGGATCTAGATGCGACAGCACAGATACGGCTACCGACACATGTGCTACTAGAAACACACCAAACACGGTGACCGTCGGTACACAGACTGGTATTCAAAGTGTGACAGATTCTGAACACCCTAAAAACCATTGCCAGATCTGTGGTATCGACGATGACAAATCAGGAAAATGGTGCTGGCTTGGATGTGAAGCACCTGATT GTTGCAAAATGTGTGTACATACCTCTTCCAGTCTGTCGAAATTTCTACAGACCCTTAACCACCTCTGCTCTGTAGGAGCTCCAGGAGGCATCCACATCTTACATCTGCGGTTCCTGGCCTCTAACACAAAGTCACCAGCCTCACCTTTGCTTGGATTTCCCGACACAGAAAAGGATTCGGTACATTCGAGAAACTCCCTGACCTCTAACGGCGCTTGA